The Allorhodopirellula heiligendammensis genome includes a window with the following:
- a CDS encoding 5'-3' exonuclease, with product MTTKPKWLIVDVSSWAYRDLHAAGPGEACVRNFTRRLALCREELRPSRIVLCFDAEGSFRKDLDSTYKANRDESPVGLDELIERIRKHAADEEIDCVSAPGFEADDCMATLAGIAIDQGQRVVLASRDKDLRQCLIGGGVNMLLDAQHGKHAADFEYFTAADLDEFYGLRPDQWIEYQMLVGDTSDNVPGCPGVGDKYAREILRKCSTLERFVSRSFEAAIPASKRYAVLRFLKNGDAEKMRRLVTLRHDAPLPGYWFEEVVA from the coding sequence ATGACCACTAAACCGAAATGGTTGATCGTTGACGTTAGCAGTTGGGCCTATCGCGATTTGCACGCGGCGGGACCGGGGGAAGCGTGCGTTCGAAATTTCACCCGGCGGTTGGCGTTGTGCCGTGAGGAGCTGCGGCCGTCGCGGATCGTGCTGTGCTTCGACGCGGAGGGTTCGTTCCGGAAGGATTTGGATTCAACGTACAAGGCGAATCGCGATGAGTCGCCGGTAGGGCTCGATGAGCTCATTGAGCGGATTCGGAAGCATGCGGCCGATGAGGAGATCGATTGCGTGTCGGCCCCGGGGTTCGAGGCGGACGATTGTATGGCGACGTTGGCGGGGATCGCGATCGATCAGGGGCAGCGTGTGGTTCTCGCGAGTCGGGATAAGGATCTCCGTCAGTGTTTAATCGGCGGCGGCGTGAACATGCTGCTCGATGCGCAGCATGGGAAGCATGCGGCCGATTTCGAGTACTTCACGGCGGCGGACCTCGACGAGTTCTATGGGCTGCGTCCGGATCAGTGGATTGAGTACCAGATGCTCGTCGGTGACACGAGCGACAACGTGCCTGGGTGCCCGGGCGTGGGCGACAAGTACGCGCGAGAGATTTTGCGAAAGTGCTCGACTCTCGAGCGGTTTGTTTCGCGAAGTTTCGAGGCGGCGATCCCGGCGAGCAAACGCTACGCGGTGCTGCGGTTTTTAAAGAACGGGGACGCGGAGAAAATGCGGCGGTTGGTGACGCTGCGGCATGATGCGCCATTGCCGGGGTATTGGTTTGAGGAGGTGGTGGCGTGA
- a CDS encoding tyrosine-type recombinase/integrase, which translates to MGRRATQPIPSHLRAAFYAAAWSLAATGKVTREDGSIRDVAAECGRCRRITRRHGLAVLWATACALRFSELARLRVAAVSESGLSALIERSKGGVDHRVGVARGLIAETMRWRSECSESFLSPLLLPARTGAALSLKAFNRDACGLFRGLFGIELTSHCLRDTACQQAMADTGDIRVAQTLLGHRSVRTTEVYVAKQDARAYQVPLWVPDEGPSPPAPLPTTRGERGEGSLRVFDPERGVA; encoded by the coding sequence ATGGGCCGACGTGCAACCCAGCCGATTCCCTCGCATTTGCGTGCGGCGTTCTACGCGGCGGCCTGGTCGCTCGCCGCTACCGGGAAGGTGACGCGTGAGGATGGGAGCATCCGCGACGTGGCGGCCGAGTGCGGCCGTTGCCGTCGGATCACGCGGCGGCATGGGTTGGCGGTGTTATGGGCAACGGCTTGTGCGCTGCGGTTCAGCGAGCTGGCCCGGCTGCGGGTGGCGGCGGTGAGTGAGAGCGGTTTGTCGGCGTTGATTGAGCGATCGAAGGGCGGGGTCGATCATCGGGTTGGCGTTGCAAGGGGATTGATCGCCGAGACGATGCGGTGGCGGTCGGAGTGCAGTGAGAGTTTTCTATCGCCGCTGTTGTTGCCGGCCAGGACGGGGGCGGCGCTGAGTTTGAAGGCGTTCAATCGGGACGCGTGCGGGTTGTTTCGGGGGCTGTTTGGGATTGAGTTAACGAGTCACTGCTTGCGGGACACGGCGTGCCAGCAGGCGATGGCGGACACGGGCGATATTCGCGTGGCGCAGACCCTGCTGGGACACCGATCGGTGAGGACGACGGAGGTTTATGTCGCAAAGCAGGACGCCCGGGCGTACCAGGTACCGTTGTGGGTGCCGGATGAAGGCCCCTCACCCCCGGCCCCTCTCCCCACGACGCGTGGGGAGAGGGGAGAAGGTTCTTTGAGGGTCTTTGATCCTGAGCGGGGTGTCGCATGA